One window from the genome of Lentibacillus daqui encodes:
- a CDS encoding ABC transporter substrate-binding protein, with amino-acid sequence MKVIFRMFTAVISVIVLLALAACGGGDSNASGSSEDSGKVSAKIGVVTFGSGSGAAYGEAITNGLKLAQSEINGQGDVNIDLAIEDSAGEPDQALSAAQKLMNSENVTGIIGPTLSTEFEVVAPVADQNGVPILGTSTTAQGIPQIGEYVFRDSIPESLAIPASVEKAVEEYDAKKVAIMYGNDDVFTKAGYDSMKEAAEDLDLDIVTTQTFQKGQSDYKAQLTKIKQLKPDIILCSALYNEGAVIMKQARSQGIDVPFVGGNGFNSPEVIDIAGDAGNGLIVATPWFTGKDDEKVQDFVKAYKDEYGDEPDQFAAQAYDGLYIIADALKNAGDDDRDKLRDALAETKDINGVLGNISFDEDGDVVMDPVVLTIKDGKFQEMK; translated from the coding sequence ATGAAAGTAATTTTCAGAATGTTCACTGCAGTTATAAGTGTAATAGTATTACTTGCATTAGCTGCATGTGGTGGGGGCGATAGTAATGCATCAGGTTCCTCGGAAGATTCAGGAAAGGTTTCGGCTAAAATTGGTGTTGTCACATTTGGAAGTGGTTCCGGGGCCGCTTATGGTGAGGCAATCACAAATGGATTGAAACTTGCCCAATCGGAGATCAATGGACAGGGTGATGTAAATATTGATTTGGCCATTGAAGATTCCGCAGGCGAACCAGATCAGGCCCTTTCTGCCGCCCAGAAGTTAATGAATTCCGAGAATGTAACAGGGATTATTGGGCCAACCTTAAGTACAGAGTTTGAAGTTGTTGCACCTGTAGCTGATCAAAACGGGGTACCGATTTTAGGAACATCAACAACTGCCCAGGGAATCCCGCAAATCGGGGAATACGTATTTCGGGACTCAATCCCTGAATCATTGGCGATTCCAGCCTCAGTAGAAAAAGCGGTAGAAGAGTATGATGCCAAAAAAGTAGCCATCATGTATGGAAATGACGATGTATTTACAAAAGCCGGGTATGATTCGATGAAAGAGGCAGCTGAAGATTTGGACCTGGATATTGTTACAACACAAACATTCCAAAAGGGACAATCGGATTACAAGGCACAATTAACAAAAATAAAACAGCTAAAACCAGATATCATTCTTTGCTCTGCTCTCTATAATGAAGGTGCAGTCATTATGAAACAAGCCCGTTCCCAAGGTATAGATGTTCCATTTGTTGGCGGGAATGGATTTAATTCTCCTGAAGTAATTGACATTGCCGGGGATGCAGGTAACGGTCTGATTGTTGCAACACCATGGTTTACTGGGAAAGATGATGAGAAGGTTCAAGATTTTGTAAAGGCATATAAAGACGAATACGGTGATGAACCAGACCAATTTGCTGCACAAGCGTATGATGGTCTCTATATCATCGCTGATGCATTAAAAAATGCCGGAGATGATGACAGAGATAAACTTCGAGATGCACTTGCCGAGACAAAAGATATTAATGGGGTGCTCGGGAATATCTCGTTTGATGAAGACGGCGATGTTGTGATGGATCCTGTTGTTCTAACTATTAAAGACGGAAAGTTCCAGGAAATGAAATAA
- the ilvD gene encoding dihydroxy-acid dehydratase, which yields MSKDLRINSHVFSEGSKRAPNRAMLRAVGVTDEDFNRPMLGIASTWSEVTPCNIHLDVLARNAKQGAKDAGGVPFIFNSITVSDGIPNGTQGMRYSLPSRDIIADSIETVVGAENLDALVAIGGCDKNIPGCMLAIANAEVPAVFVYGGTIAPGSYKGKDIDFVSVYEGVGKHNNGDISDEELKGIECNACPSAGSCGGMYTANTMASAMEAMGMSLPGSSSNPAESKAKAADCVAAGEAVYHLLEQGIYPKDIMTKKAFENAMTIVMALGGSTNAILHLLAIAHAIDVDLTIDDFNRMQKKVPHLADLKPSGKYVMQDLHKIGGTQAVMKMLYEAGYLHGDCLTVTGKTIAENLAEAPSLAEDQKIIMPLDQPLREDGPLIVLKGNLSPTGAVAKVSGVKVKRHSGPARVFNTEAKAIDAIMNDEINDGDVVIIRYVGPKGAPGMPEMLTASSLIVGKGMDDKVALLTDGRFSGGSHGLVVGHISPEAQDGGPIAFVEEGDIITIDSGKKEITMDISDEEMERRKQAWVAPPLYKKGILGKYAHNVSCASKGAVTDYKNR from the coding sequence ATGTCGAAAGATTTGCGAATTAATAGTCATGTGTTCAGTGAAGGATCCAAACGAGCTCCAAACCGGGCGATGCTGCGTGCAGTAGGTGTTACGGATGAAGACTTCAATCGTCCAATGCTGGGTATTGCCAGTACTTGGAGTGAAGTAACCCCGTGTAATATTCATCTGGATGTTTTAGCCAGAAATGCCAAGCAAGGTGCAAAGGATGCGGGTGGCGTTCCATTCATTTTCAACTCGATTACGGTTTCGGACGGTATTCCGAATGGTACGCAGGGAATGCGCTATTCACTGCCAAGCCGGGATATCATTGCCGATTCGATTGAAACAGTCGTAGGAGCGGAAAATTTGGATGCACTAGTTGCAATTGGAGGCTGTGATAAAAATATCCCGGGTTGTATGCTTGCCATTGCAAACGCAGAAGTGCCGGCAGTGTTCGTTTACGGTGGTACGATTGCTCCAGGGTCCTATAAAGGAAAAGATATTGATTTTGTTTCTGTTTATGAAGGTGTTGGAAAGCACAATAATGGAGACATCAGTGATGAAGAATTAAAAGGAATTGAATGCAATGCCTGCCCTAGCGCTGGGTCGTGCGGCGGGATGTATACAGCTAATACGATGGCCTCTGCTATGGAAGCAATGGGCATGAGTTTACCGGGAAGCTCTTCCAACCCGGCGGAATCAAAAGCGAAGGCAGCAGACTGTGTCGCCGCGGGAGAAGCCGTTTACCATTTACTGGAACAAGGGATTTATCCAAAAGACATTATGACGAAAAAAGCGTTCGAAAATGCGATGACAATCGTGATGGCGCTTGGCGGATCGACCAATGCCATTTTGCACCTGCTCGCGATTGCGCATGCGATTGACGTGGACTTAACGATTGATGATTTTAATCGTATGCAGAAAAAGGTACCACATCTGGCAGACTTAAAGCCGAGCGGAAAATATGTGATGCAGGATTTGCATAAGATTGGCGGCACACAGGCGGTAATGAAGATGCTGTATGAAGCTGGTTATTTACATGGTGACTGTCTTACAGTAACCGGAAAAACGATTGCGGAAAATCTGGCCGAAGCACCTTCCTTGGCCGAGGATCAAAAGATCATTATGCCGCTTGACCAGCCGTTACGGGAAGATGGCCCATTAATTGTTTTGAAAGGGAATCTCTCTCCAACAGGAGCCGTTGCCAAGGTTTCCGGAGTTAAGGTGAAGCGTCATTCCGGTCCAGCCCGCGTTTTTAATACAGAAGCAAAAGCAATCGACGCTATCATGAATGACGAGATTAACGATGGGGATGTTGTTATTATTCGTTACGTCGGTCCAAAAGGGGCACCTGGAATGCCGGAGATGCTGACCGCCTCCAGCCTCATTGTTGGAAAGGGAATGGATGATAAAGTTGCCTTGTTAACGGATGGCCGTTTTTCAGGTGGATCACATGGCCTTGTGGTAGGACATATTTCACCGGAGGCCCAAGATGGCGGCCCGATTGCTTTTGTGGAAGAGGGCGACATTATAACCATCGATTCCGGGAAAAAAGAAATCACGATGGATATTTCTGATGAAGAAATGGAGCGTCGCAAACAGGCTTGGGTCGCACCGCCATTGTACAAAAAAGGTATTCTGGGTAAATACGCGCATAATGTTTCCTGTGCGTCCAAGGGTGCGGTCACTGATTATAAGAATAGGTAA
- a CDS encoding IS1182 family transposase has translation MFKHYTMNQVVLPLDLEIKLKENDIAFAINDLVESIPEEVFDDLIRQTGRPAYHPRMMLKIILCGYTQSVFSGRKIEALLQDSIRMMWLAQGHEPSYRTINRFRSHPLIENILRECFVQFRNQLVEKELIEEEAIFIDGTKIEANANKFTFVWRKSVEKYSDKLIEKSNQLYDELLEKEIIPAIERETEEKLSVKEMEEVVEKLDEKVEEYDKKIEACEVGSERKKIRSERKFPKQARKQFNDFITRKQKYQNDMEKFGDRNSYSKTDPDATFMRMKDDYMKNGQLKAGYNVQIATEGQYALAYDVFPNPTDTRTLIPFLDSIEENFFELPEHIVADAGYGSEQNYEDIIENRNRTPLITYNQYRKEKKKKHKNNAFHVDNWDYNEEEDTFLCPNGRKVRFSHHSKRTDRYGFTREFKVYECEDCSGCPLRDLCTKAKEGNNRKVYMNEKWESQKEYVRTKLSDEKTGEIYGKRKIDVEQAFGFLKANLGFTRFSVRGKQKVKNELAFALMAVNLRKYTATNSKLVPEDRNNSTKKVPSKLLICLEPFYLLFLASYVPASSCCFNHIFISQHDFPTGFPNSFVKSLELVLFFAQHNCNKQLLLNLPQ, from the coding sequence ATGTTTAAACATTATACCATGAATCAGGTAGTTTTGCCGCTAGATTTAGAAATTAAATTGAAAGAGAATGATATTGCTTTTGCGATCAATGATCTTGTCGAGAGTATTCCCGAAGAGGTTTTCGATGACTTAATACGACAAACCGGCCGTCCTGCGTACCATCCTCGCATGATGTTGAAAATCATTTTGTGTGGGTATACGCAATCCGTGTTTTCTGGTCGTAAAATAGAAGCTTTATTACAGGATAGTATCCGCATGATGTGGTTGGCTCAAGGACACGAACCCAGCTATCGCACCATCAATCGTTTCCGTTCTCATCCACTCATCGAAAACATACTACGTGAATGCTTTGTCCAGTTCCGGAATCAGCTTGTGGAAAAGGAATTGATTGAAGAGGAAGCCATTTTTATTGATGGTACAAAAATTGAAGCGAACGCCAATAAGTTCACCTTTGTGTGGCGGAAATCCGTTGAAAAATATAGTGATAAGCTAATCGAAAAGTCCAATCAACTGTATGATGAGCTGTTGGAGAAGGAGATCATCCCGGCAATAGAGCGAGAAACAGAAGAGAAACTTTCCGTTAAAGAAATGGAAGAAGTAGTCGAAAAGTTAGATGAAAAGGTTGAGGAATACGATAAAAAAATCGAAGCTTGTGAAGTTGGTAGCGAACGAAAGAAAATCCGTTCCGAACGTAAATTTCCAAAACAAGCTCGCAAGCAGTTTAACGATTTCATCACTCGTAAGCAAAAGTATCAAAACGATATGGAGAAATTCGGGGACCGTAACAGTTATTCAAAGACAGATCCGGATGCGACGTTTATGCGCATGAAGGACGACTACATGAAGAACGGTCAATTGAAAGCTGGTTACAATGTCCAGATTGCAACGGAAGGTCAATACGCGCTAGCTTACGATGTTTTCCCAAACCCGACGGATACACGCACTTTAATTCCTTTTCTCGACTCGATTGAAGAAAACTTTTTCGAACTGCCGGAACACATTGTCGCGGATGCCGGATATGGCAGTGAACAGAATTATGAAGATATCATCGAGAATCGAAATCGAACGCCACTTATTACATACAATCAATATCGAAAGGAGAAGAAAAAGAAGCATAAGAACAACGCTTTTCATGTAGATAATTGGGATTATAATGAGGAGGAAGATACTTTCCTGTGCCCAAATGGACGGAAAGTACGATTTAGTCATCATTCCAAACGAACAGACAGGTACGGATTCACCCGTGAATTTAAAGTGTACGAATGTGAGGACTGTTCGGGCTGTCCACTCCGCGATTTATGTACGAAAGCAAAAGAAGGAAACAACCGAAAAGTCTACATGAATGAAAAGTGGGAGTCCCAAAAAGAATATGTACGTACGAAGCTTTCAGACGAGAAAACTGGTGAAATTTACGGAAAACGTAAAATTGATGTAGAACAAGCGTTCGGTTTCTTGAAGGCTAATTTGGGTTTCACTCGTTTTTCTGTCAGAGGAAAACAGAAAGTGAAAAATGAATTAGCCTTCGCATTGATGGCGGTGAACTTGAGAAAGTACACCGCCACGAACAGTAAATTAGTACCGGAAGATAGAAACAACTCCACAAAAAAGGTTCCAAGCAAACTTTTGATTTGCTTGGAACCTTTTTATTTACTATTTTTGGCTAGTTATGTCCCAGCCTCTTCTTGTTGTTTCAACCACATATTTATCTCACAGCATGATTTTCCAACCGGCTTTCCAAATTCTTTCGTAAAAAGTCTGGAATTGGTACTGTTTTTTGCTCAACATAATTGTAACAAACAACTGTTGCTGAACCTTCCGCAATAA
- a CDS encoding bile acid:sodium symporter family protein, translating into MKTMEKISSFAGNTFALWVILFALLSFFFPSGFTWLAPYVSLLLGVIMFGMGLTLTPGDFKAVFQVPKSVIIGVLAQYIIMPSLAYGLATVFQLPPEVAVGVILVGCCPGGTASNVMTFLAKGNTALSVTVTSISTLLAPILTPTLTLLLASKWLPVSAGSMFMSIVEIVLLPIVLGIVIRLLFQKQVEKSVAALPLVSVVGIVAVAAAVVSVNTENIVKEGLLIFVVVVLHNVLGLAIGYLLAKALRLKFPDQKAISIEVGMQNSGLGSSLALTHFAPVAAVPSAIFSVWHNISGPLLATWWGKKARDKNIPTNTNKTA; encoded by the coding sequence GTGAAGACGATGGAAAAGATCAGTTCGTTTGCTGGGAACACATTTGCCTTATGGGTTATCCTGTTTGCTTTGTTAAGTTTCTTCTTCCCAAGTGGGTTTACTTGGCTTGCACCATATGTCTCCCTGCTTCTTGGGGTGATTATGTTTGGAATGGGATTAACTTTAACACCTGGCGATTTTAAGGCAGTGTTTCAGGTACCAAAAAGTGTGATTATCGGTGTATTGGCCCAATACATTATTATGCCGTCACTAGCATATGGACTTGCGACTGTGTTCCAATTGCCCCCGGAAGTTGCTGTTGGGGTCATTCTAGTAGGGTGTTGCCCAGGTGGAACAGCCTCAAACGTTATGACTTTTCTGGCAAAAGGAAATACCGCATTATCGGTCACGGTTACATCGATTTCAACATTGCTGGCACCGATTTTAACACCAACATTGACATTGCTTTTGGCAAGTAAATGGTTGCCGGTATCAGCCGGAAGCATGTTTATGTCGATTGTCGAGATTGTCTTGCTTCCAATTGTACTTGGAATTGTCATTAGACTATTATTCCAGAAGCAGGTAGAAAAAAGTGTTGCGGCCTTGCCGTTAGTTTCCGTTGTCGGAATTGTTGCTGTAGCTGCTGCAGTTGTCTCGGTCAATACGGAAAACATTGTGAAGGAAGGACTGCTGATTTTTGTGGTTGTCGTTTTACATAATGTGTTAGGTCTGGCAATTGGTTACCTGCTGGCAAAGGCATTACGATTGAAGTTCCCGGATCAAAAAGCCATTTCGATTGAAGTTGGCATGCAAAATTCTGGTCTCGGATCAAGTTTGGCACTCACCCATTTCGCACCAGTTGCAGCCGTACCCAGTGCCATATTCAGCGTCTGGCACAATATTTCAGGTCCACTCCTGGCAACCTGGTGGGGGAAAAAGGCCAGGGACAAGAATATACCCACCAATACGAATAAAACTGCTTAG
- a CDS encoding CoxG family protein, which translates to MPSGKHQTELDIPIEHVWAFVSDMNKWAPLVPGYLEHQILHERQSTWKFKGEVGPVQKTVHLQIDITSWQAPKKVTFDLTGLSENLKGSGYFEAMAITRDKTKITSHLDVSAKGMMGPVINPVLKSFVPKTTRELTEAIAKEIMSREAVSAV; encoded by the coding sequence ATGCCAAGTGGAAAACATCAAACTGAATTGGATATTCCAATCGAACATGTCTGGGCGTTTGTCAGCGATATGAATAAATGGGCACCACTAGTACCCGGATACCTGGAACATCAAATACTCCACGAACGCCAATCTACATGGAAATTCAAAGGAGAAGTCGGTCCTGTTCAAAAGACCGTCCATTTACAAATCGATATTACCAGCTGGCAAGCGCCAAAAAAAGTAACATTTGACCTCACCGGGCTGTCAGAAAATTTGAAAGGCAGTGGTTATTTCGAAGCAATGGCAATAACCAGGGACAAGACAAAAATCACCAGCCATCTCGATGTTTCCGCTAAGGGCATGATGGGACCTGTCATTAATCCTGTTTTAAAATCATTCGTGCCAAAAACCACCAGAGAGTTAACAGAAGCAATAGCAAAAGAGATCATGAGTCGGGAAGCAGTGTCAGCTGTTTAA
- a CDS encoding YqjF family protein: protein MNNNIIKSTDHREYPLPNGPWMMTQTWENVLFLHWPVAKKELQDHIPSGLDLDTYDGNAWISIIPFRVRRMRLRNTPRVPYFHTFLELNVRTYVKYRGISGVYFFSLDASKAHAVFGARMVTLPYFYAKMNMKKRHHTFFYESHRIGSDAVFKGSYQPTGEAFYPQKDSLNYWLAERYFLWTQKHRKLYQAGIHHLPWKMKQAQVNVEKPMLPSFLSSDVQKRAPLATYSPTKTALFWMVKKVN, encoded by the coding sequence ATGAATAATAACATCATAAAAAGCACTGACCACCGTGAATATCCATTACCCAATGGCCCTTGGATGATGACACAGACTTGGGAAAATGTGCTATTTCTACACTGGCCGGTAGCAAAAAAGGAATTGCAGGATCATATTCCATCCGGGTTGGATTTGGATACGTATGATGGAAACGCCTGGATTTCGATTATCCCATTTCGTGTCCGGCGCATGCGATTACGCAATACTCCCCGAGTTCCCTACTTTCATACATTCCTGGAACTAAATGTCCGCACCTATGTAAAGTATCGTGGCATAAGCGGTGTATACTTTTTTAGTTTGGACGCCAGCAAAGCCCATGCTGTATTTGGAGCAAGAATGGTAACACTGCCGTATTTTTATGCTAAGATGAATATGAAAAAACGTCATCATACCTTTTTCTATGAAAGTCACCGAATCGGTTCAGATGCTGTATTTAAAGGTAGCTATCAGCCAACAGGTGAAGCTTTTTACCCGCAAAAAGACAGCTTGAATTATTGGCTTGCCGAACGTTATTTTCTTTGGACGCAAAAACATCGAAAACTTTACCAGGCAGGGATCCATCATCTGCCATGGAAAATGAAGCAGGCACAGGTAAACGTGGAAAAACCGATGTTACCTTCATTTCTATCAAGCGATGTACAAAAAAGAGCACCCCTGGCAACATACTCACCAACCAAAACGGCATTATTCTGGATGGTTAAAAAGGTAAACTAG
- a CDS encoding branched-chain amino acid aminotransferase: MEEQSIQINLCQTKKEKPNSDQLEFGKIFTDHMFVMDYAEEKGWHDARIIPYQPLTLDPSAMIFHYGQSVFEGLKAYQTAEGKIQLFRPEKNMQRLNRSNNRLCIPAIDEEFVLHAIKQLVAIEKDWVPGAEGTSLYIRPFIISTEPYLGVAPSGHYKLIVILSPVGAYYKEGINPVKIAVESQYVRTVRGGTGEAKTGGNYAASLKAQEMVEGEGFAQVLWLDGVEKKYIEEVGSMNVFFKINGEVVTPALNGSILEGVTRNSVIQLLKYWNIPVVERRVSMDELYEANKNGTLEEAFGAGTAAVISPIGQLSWKDEDFVINQGKTGEISKRLYDTLTGIQYGKEPDPFDWIVEVKDAKQLVK, from the coding sequence ATGGAAGAACAGTCAATTCAAATAAACCTGTGTCAAACGAAAAAGGAAAAGCCAAATTCGGATCAACTGGAATTCGGTAAAATTTTTACGGATCATATGTTTGTGATGGATTACGCTGAGGAAAAAGGTTGGCATGATGCACGGATTATTCCATATCAACCACTAACTTTAGATCCTTCTGCGATGATTTTTCATTATGGTCAATCCGTTTTTGAAGGACTCAAAGCGTATCAAACAGCTGAAGGAAAAATTCAATTGTTCCGTCCCGAGAAAAATATGCAGCGATTAAATCGATCCAATAATCGTCTGTGTATTCCGGCAATCGATGAAGAATTTGTCCTTCATGCCATTAAACAACTTGTAGCAATTGAAAAAGACTGGGTACCAGGTGCAGAAGGAACATCCCTTTATATTCGTCCTTTTATCATCTCAACTGAGCCATATTTGGGTGTAGCACCGTCAGGCCATTATAAACTTATTGTTATCCTTTCCCCGGTTGGTGCCTATTACAAAGAAGGGATTAATCCTGTCAAAATTGCCGTTGAAAGTCAATACGTACGCACGGTTCGAGGCGGTACCGGGGAAGCAAAAACCGGTGGAAACTATGCTGCCAGTTTAAAGGCACAGGAAATGGTTGAGGGTGAAGGATTCGCACAAGTATTATGGCTGGATGGGGTCGAAAAGAAATATATTGAAGAAGTTGGCAGTATGAATGTATTCTTTAAAATCAATGGTGAAGTTGTAACCCCTGCTTTAAATGGAAGTATTCTGGAAGGAGTCACCAGAAATTCCGTCATTCAATTATTAAAATACTGGAACATTCCAGTAGTAGAACGTCGCGTTTCGATGGATGAGCTTTATGAAGCAAACAAGAATGGTACATTGGAGGAGGCATTTGGTGCAGGGACAGCGGCAGTAATTTCTCCAATTGGTCAGCTTTCATGGAAAGACGAAGATTTTGTTATCAATCAAGGCAAAACCGGTGAAATCTCTAAACGACTATATGATACATTGACGGGAATCCAATATGGAAAAGAACCGGATCCATTTGATTGGATTGTGGAAGTAAAAGATGCCAAGCAATTGGTTAAATAA